The Coffea arabica cultivar ET-39 chromosome 8e, Coffea Arabica ET-39 HiFi, whole genome shotgun sequence genome window below encodes:
- the LOC140012695 gene encoding uncharacterized protein, with protein MKFPTLAGVAEVLGDPEVGRACYIATLKGKEKLVAQAAYLEPWEPVEKKETLETDEGLLELPVRRERPDRVVKTGSFLSELTRRALESLLEEYAEIFAWSADDMPKISPELAVHKLHVDPSVQPVKQKKRNFTPERNEVVKEEIGKLLETKIMKEVFYPTWLANPVLVKKDDKAWRMCVDFTDLNKTCPKDCYLLPRIDLYVNSMMGCEIFCFLDVFKGYHQIAMDERDQEKTSFITEYGTYCYVTMPFELKNAGATYQRLVNKLFKDQIGRNMKVYVDDMLVKSQTQEQFITDLKEIFDVLRSSRIQLNPKKCTFGVRSDKFLGYTISKDGVRANPDKIRAIMDMTPPRNIKEVQRLTGRMAALNRFLLKLTGETLFLYLTVGEEAVSAVLIREQDKVQKLVFRTGHSTTLRYTAQLRNTQEAGTKPAELEQAKEAVGRVEAGQAGEVGTMSANVIPTWTLYVDGASNKEECGVEILLISSTGEELAYALRFNFRASNNESEYETLITGMEVTRKLGVESLKIDSDLQLIVNQVLRKYEVKEEPLKKYVAKAYELRSLFEQFTLEQVPWSWNKRAGALSKLDSTSLGILSKEVLVEVGKM; from the exons ATGAAATTTCCCACGCTGGCAGGAGTGGCTGAGGTGCTAGGGGATCCAGAGGTAGGTCGGGCCTGCTACATTGCAACTCTCAAGGGTAAGGAGAAGTTGGTAGCTCAAGCGGCCTACTTAGAACCTTGGGAGCCTGTGGAGAAGAAAGAAACATTGGAGACGGATGAGGGCCTGCTCGAACTGCCGGTCAGAAGGGAAAGGCCCGATCGAGTGGTCAAGACCGGCTCATTCTTGAGCGAACTGACCCGGAGGGCGCTAGAATCCCTCCTAGAGGAATATGCCGAGATCTTCGCCTGGAGTGCGGATGACATGCCCAAGATTTCGCCCGAACTGGCAGTTCACAAACTACACGTAGATCCCAGTGTTCAGCCTGTGaagcagaagaagaggaatTTCACGCCTGAACGGAATGAGGTCGTCAAGGAAGAGATAGGCAAGCTGTTAGAGACCAAGATCATGAAGGAGGTCTTCTATCCGACCTGGTTAGCCAACCCCGTGCTGGTCAAAAAAGATGACAAGGCTTGGAGAATGTGTGTGGATTTCACCGATTTGAACAAAACTTGCCCAAAGGACTGCTACCTTCTCCCCCGAATAGATCTGTATGTGAACTCAATGATGGGATGCGAAATCTTCTGTTTCCTGGATGTCTTCAAAGGGTATCACCAGATAGCCATGGATGAGAGAGATCAGGAGAAGACCTCATTCATCACTGAGTATGGCACTTATTGCTATGTCACCATGCCGTTTGAACTAAAAAACGCAGGCGCGACATATCAAAGGTTGGTAAACAAGCTGTTCAAGGATCAGATAGGCCGAAATATGAAAGTCTACGTGGACGACATGCTGGTAAAGAGCCAAACTCAGGAGCAGTTCATCACGGACCTTAAGGAAATTTTTGACGTCCTTCGAAGCTCGCGAATACAGTTGAACCCCAAGAAATGCACTTTCGGGGTCAGGTCGGACAAATTCCTAGGGTACACGATATCCAAAGACGGAGTAAGAGCTAACCCTGACAAAATAAGGGCCATTATGGACATGACTCCCCCCAGAAACATAAAGGAAGTGCAGCGACTAACTGGTAGGATGGCAGCATTGAACAGGTTCCTATTGAAATTGACA GGCGAAACTCTGTTCCTCTACTTAACTGTGGGAGAGGAGGCAGTCAGTGCGGTGCTAATTCGGGAGCAAGACAAGGTCCAAAAGCTGGTGTTTCGGACAGGCCACTCAACTACGTTAAGATATACCGCACAATTGCGAAATACCCAAGAAGCTGGCACCAAGCCTGCCGAGCTTGAACAGGCCAAAGAAGCGGTTGGGCGAGTTGAGGCCGGACAAGCCGGAGAAGTTGGCACCATGTCAGCCAAC GTCATCCCGACCTGGACGTTGTATGTCGACGGAGCTTCAAACAAAGAAGAATGTGGAGTCGAGATTCTCCTAATCAGCTCCACCGGAGAAGAACTAGCTTATGCCTTGAGATTCAACTTCAGAGCCTCTAATAACGAGTCTGAATATGAGACTCTGATCACGGGGATGGAGGTAACCCGGAAATTGGGGGTTGAATCGCTAAAGATTGATAGCGACTTGCAGCTGATAGTGAACCAAGTCTTAAGGAAATATGAGGTCAAAGAAGAGCCATTGAAGAAATACGTCGCCAAGGCGTATGAACTGAGGAGTCTGTTCGAGCAGTTCACACTCGAACAGGTCCCTTGGAGTTGGAACAAAAGAGCTGGCGCCCTTTCTAAATTGGACTCCACTTCTTTGGGCATACTGAGCAAAGAAGTATTGGTAGAGGTCGGAAAAATGTGA